The nucleotide sequence GATCGAGCAGCTCAAAAAGCATCCTGCCGCCAAGAGTGTGCATCATAATTATATCGGCGGTCTTTTGGAGCATACGGTGTCTGTCACTGCGATCGCCTCTTATCTGGGCAGCCTCTATCAGGGGACGAATGCAGATCTTTTGCTGGCAGGTGCATTGCTTCATGACATTGGCAAGCTGCGTGAGATTGAGCCGCTTCCCCTGAATGAATACAGCGATGAAGGGCAATTTCTGGGACATATTGCACTTGGCTACATGATGGTGCATGAAAAGGGAAGCATGGTCGCGGAGCTAGATCCGGGGCTGCTCATGCAGCTGGAGCATATGATTTTGTCACATCATGGCGAACTCGAATTCGGTTCGCCCAAGGTGCCCTCTAGCCTCGACGCGATGATTCTGCATATGGCAGATCTGACGGATTCCAAGCTAAAGCAGGTGGAGGACGCCGTAGAAATGGATCATAGCGAGGGAAGCTGGACGGCCTATCACCGCATCTTAGGGCGTACCTTTTATAAACCGAATGAGGCAGGCTTATGAAACCACATGCAAAGGCTCCGGTAGAAAAAAACCAGGATATCGAGCTTACCATTGAGGATCTGGGAAGCCGAGGAGAAGGCATTGGACGGTTTCAAGGCTTTACGGTATTTGTAGAAGGAGCGCTTCCGGGCGAAACCATTCAGGCGCACATTGTACAGGTACGCCCGCATTTTGCCTTCGCCAAGCTTAGCCGCCTTATAAACGCATCGCCAGAGCGGATAGAGCCTTCCTGCCCGCTGGCGGGAAAGTGCGGCGGTTGTCAGCTCAGTCACATGTCCTATCAGGGACAGCTTAAGTATAAGCGGGAGAAGGTTAAGCAAGTCCTCGAGCGCATCGGGCATTTTTCAGCGGAAGAGATAGAGAGGGGTTTAGCCAAAGAGACGTTTGGCATGCCGCAGGGCTGCTGGCAGCACTATCGTAATAAAGCACAGTTTCCGGTACAAAAAATTACGCAGCCGCAGGGCAGAACGATCCATGCCGGGTTCTTTGCGCCGCGCAGCCATCGGTTGCTTCCGGTGTATGATTGTGAGCTGCAGTCTGAAAAGGCGAATGAGCTGATTGCTGAGATTACAGAATTTATGAGAGCCAGGGAGGTTTCTGTCTATGATGAGAATACGCATCAGGGGCAGATTCGCCATGTGCTGA is from Lachnospiraceae bacterium and encodes:
- a CDS encoding HD domain-containing protein is translated as MEWIEQLKEGQHVIEHYLCKDKQMMMARNGKNYYKLILEDKTGSINAMVWEIGPQIQPFDRGDIIKVDAVVGNYQGIPQLSVTRIRRSEESEYQVGSYFRTARTPVQDLYERTQQYIGQIHDIGLKKLVQSFYTDDPALIEQLKKHPAAKSVHHNYIGGLLEHTVSVTAIASYLGSLYQGTNADLLLAGALLHDIGKLREIEPLPLNEYSDEGQFLGHIALGYMMVHEKGSMVAELDPGLLMQLEHMILSHHGELEFGSPKVPSSLDAMILHMADLTDSKLKQVEDAVEMDHSEGSWTAYHRILGRTFYKPNEAGL